In a genomic window of Pedobacter sp. KBS0701:
- a CDS encoding LysR family transcriptional regulator codes for MELRHLLYFKTVAEELHFTKAATKLFISQPPLSRQIKQLEEELGVQLFVRNNKRVALTNAGKYFKSEVDAMFDKLEESKEVVRKINGGVSGELKIGYISSVYQSHLAEILKLMHQEFPYLKTSLFEVPTLTQIKALEQGSLDVGILRAPVLSEKLKVESLFFDPFVVVIPLTDQKNDRQQKLADFLKKSPFIFFNKDFAPQYNQKLIEICQRMGFSPDITHEANNVHSILQLVEAGLGVSILPLSLKKQYVHLKVSFVEFDAIPVHTEVVLAYKESNKSPALTWFIKHYT; via the coding sequence ATGGAACTCAGACACCTGTTGTATTTTAAAACTGTTGCAGAAGAACTTCATTTTACCAAAGCAGCAACCAAACTTTTTATCTCGCAACCGCCTTTAAGCAGGCAGATTAAACAACTGGAAGAAGAGCTTGGTGTACAGCTGTTTGTTCGGAATAATAAGCGTGTTGCATTAACAAATGCCGGAAAGTATTTTAAGAGTGAGGTTGATGCCATGTTTGATAAGCTGGAAGAAAGTAAGGAAGTAGTTCGTAAAATTAATGGAGGGGTTAGCGGCGAATTAAAGATTGGTTATATCAGTTCGGTTTACCAATCACACCTTGCAGAAATTTTAAAATTAATGCATCAGGAATTTCCTTATCTGAAAACGAGTTTGTTCGAAGTACCTACACTCACCCAAATTAAAGCGCTGGAGCAGGGCAGCCTGGATGTGGGGATTTTAAGAGCCCCGGTTTTATCCGAAAAATTGAAAGTAGAATCTTTGTTTTTTGATCCCTTTGTGGTGGTTATTCCTTTAACAGACCAAAAAAATGATCGCCAGCAAAAACTTGCAGATTTTTTGAAAAAAAGTCCGTTTATATTCTTTAATAAAGATTTTGCACCCCAGTATAATCAGAAACTCATTGAGATTTGCCAACGAATGGGTTTTAGTCCAGACATTACCCACGAGGCTAACAATGTACACTCCATATTACAATTGGTAGAAGCGGGCCTGGGAGTATCTATTTTGCCATTATCGTTAAAAAAGCAATATGTACATTTGAAAGTATCCTTTGTAGAGTTTGATGCCATTCCTGTTCATACAGAGGTGGTATTGGCTTATAAAGAATCTAATAAAAGCCCTGCGTTAACCTGGTTTATTAAACACTATACCTAG
- a CDS encoding class I SAM-dependent methyltransferase, whose translation MNKDYSHKATNEEIKTRFDNDVERFSNLESGQQTTIDAPLTMELCTGAAKYINPNAKELLDIGCGAGNYTLKMLSKIPNLNCTLNDLSLPMLERASGRVSAQTTGVVTVIQDDMRNLNLPDNHFDIVLAAATFHHLRTDADWELVFTKVYQALKPGGSIWISDLIAHDSVLIDNLFQDQYGAYLETLGDEAYKQKVFDYIEYEDTPRSLNYQLALLQKVGFNVTEILHKNSYFAAFGAIK comes from the coding sequence ATGAATAAAGATTATTCGCATAAAGCAACAAATGAAGAAATCAAAACAAGGTTTGACAATGATGTAGAACGTTTCTCGAACTTAGAAAGCGGTCAGCAAACCACCATCGATGCGCCACTTACCATGGAGCTTTGCACCGGAGCGGCCAAATATATTAATCCAAACGCGAAAGAACTGTTGGATATTGGATGTGGTGCGGGTAATTATACATTAAAAATGCTCAGCAAAATCCCAAACCTTAACTGTACCCTTAACGACTTGAGTTTACCGATGCTGGAACGCGCAAGTGGTAGGGTATCGGCACAAACTACCGGAGTAGTAACCGTTATACAGGACGATATGCGCAACCTTAATTTACCAGATAACCATTTTGATATTGTACTGGCCGCAGCAACATTTCATCATTTGCGTACTGATGCCGATTGGGAACTTGTTTTTACTAAAGTTTACCAGGCCTTAAAACCCGGCGGCAGTATCTGGATTTCAGACCTCATTGCCCACGATTCTGTATTGATCGATAATCTTTTTCAGGATCAATATGGAGCCTATCTTGAAACACTTGGTGATGAAGCATATAAACAGAAGGTATTTGACTATATTGAATATGAAGATACCCCCCGTTCTTTAAACTATCAGCTGGCATTACTGCAAAAAGTTGGGTTTAACGTTACTGAGATACTACATAAAAACTCTTATTTTGCAGCATTTGGAGCGATAAAATAA